A window of the Phaseolus vulgaris cultivar G19833 chromosome 5, P. vulgaris v2.0, whole genome shotgun sequence genome harbors these coding sequences:
- the LOC137835995 gene encoding ADP,ATP carrier protein 1, chloroplastic-like, with protein MDVVLQTRGLLSLPTNPINKVSLLHPSQGLRQRLFSPKPKILAAPSLSFNGFQKVSPKANVFVQRDNSKSLFLCRAEASAAAASFGEPETEKPKLLGVEVATLKKIVPLGMMFFCILFNYTILRDTKDVLVVTAKGSSAEIIPFLKTWVNLPMAIGFMLLYTKLANVLSKQALFYSIILPFIAFFGAFGFVLYPLSNYIHPEALADKLLNILGPRFLGPLAIMRIWSFCLFYVMAELWGSVVISVLFWGFANQITTVEEAKRFYPLFGLGANVALVFSGRTVKYFSHLRNNLGPGVDGWAISLKAMMSIVVGMGLAICAIYWWVNSYVPLPTRSKKKKEKPKMGTMESIKFLVSSKYIRDLATLVVAYGISINLVEVTWKSKLKAQFPSPNEYSSFMGDFSTATGIATFAMMLLSQFIFDKYGWGVAAKITPTVLLLTGVGFFSLILFGGPVAPVIAKFGMTPLLAAVYVGALQNIFSKSAKYSLFDPCKEMAYIPLDEDTKVKGKAAIDVVCNPLGKSGGALIQQFMILTFGSLANSTPYLGGVLLVIVLAWLAAAKSLDSQFTDLRREEDLEREMERAAAVKIPVVAKDEDGNGSLASVPLLNPTTGGDSSSTLN; from the exons ATGGATGTTGTTCTTCAAACCAGAGGCCTTCTCTCTCTTCCCACAAACCCCATTAACAAGGTCTCACTTTTACACCCCTCACAGGGTTTAAGGCAGAGGCTTTTCTCACCCAAGCCAAAAATCCTTGCTGCCCCTTCTCTTTCCTTCAATGGGTTCCAAAAAGTCTCACCAAAAGCCAATGTCTTTGTCCAAAGGGACAACAGTAAAAGTTTGTTCTTGTGCAGGGCAGAGGCTTCTGCAGCTGCAGCCTCCTTTGGGGAGCCAGAAACTGAGAAACCGAAGCTTTTGGGTGTGGAAGTTGCCACCTTGAAGAAGATTGTGCCTCTGGGGATGATGTTCTTTTGTATCCTCTTCAACTACACCATCTTGAGAGACACAAAGGACGTGTTGGTTGTGACGGCCAAAGGAAGCAGTGCTGAGATTATTCCGTTTCTCAAAACTTGGGTGAACCTTCCCATGGCCATTGGCTTCATGTTGTTGTACACTAAGTTGGCTAATGTGTTGTCCAAACAAGCTCTCTTTTACTCTATAATCCTTCCCTTCATTGCCTTCTTTGGGGCGTTTGGTTTTGTTCTGTACCCTCTCAGCAATTATATCCACCCAGAGGCGTTAGCGGATAAGCTTCTTAACATCCTTGGCCCACGGTTTCTTGGTCCTCTTGCAATTATGAGGATATGGAGCTTTTGTTTGTTCTATGTCATGGCTGAATTGTGGGGGAGTGTGGTCATTTCGGTGCTGTTTTGGGGTTTTGCCAATCAG ATAACAACTGTTGAGGAAGCAAAACGATTCTATCCTTTATTTGGACTTGGAGCCAATGTAGCCCTTGTGTTCTCTGGTCGAACAGTGAAATACTTTTCTCATCTTAGGAATAATTTAGGTCCTGGAGTTGATGGTTGGGCCATCTCTCTAAAAGCAATGATGAGCATAGTTGTGGGCATGGGACTTGCAATCTGTGCCATATATTGGTGGGTGAATAGCTATGTTCCACTTCCTACACGTAGCAAGAAGAAGAAG GAGAAACCCAAAATGGGAACAATGGAGAGCATAAAATTTTTGGTATCTTCAAAATATATAAGGGATCTTGCCACTCTAGTGGTTGCATATGGAATTAGTATTAATCTTGTTGAGGTTACTTGGAAATCAAAGCTCAAAGCTCAG TTTCCTAGCCCCAATGAGTACTCATCTTTTATGGGAGACTTTTCAACTGCAACTGGAATTGCTACATTTGCAATGATGCTTTTGAGCCAGTTTATATTTGACAAATATGGCTGGGGTGTTGCTGCCAAGATCACCCCCACTGTCCTGCTTTTAACAGGAGTTggtttcttctctctcataCTATTTGGTGGCCCAGTTGCTCCTGTTATTGCAAAATTCGGAATGACTCCACTGCTAGCTGCTGTATACGTGGGTGCATTGCAGAACATATTCAGCAAGAGTGCTAAGTACAGTTTATTCGATCCCTGCAAAGAAATGGCCTACATACCCTTGGATGAGGACACCAAG GTGAAGGGGAAGGCAGCAATTGATGTAGTGTGCAATCCATTGGGGAAATCTGGTGGAGCTTTGATTCAGCAGTTCATGATCTTAACTTTTGGTTCACTGGCTAATTCAACTCCATACCTGGGAGGGGTGCTTCTGGTGATTGTTCTTGCCTGGTTAGCAGCAGCCAAGTCTCTTGATTCTCAGTTTACTGATCTGCGAAGAGAAGAAGATCTTGAGAGAGAGATGGAAAGAGCAGCTGCTGTAAAGATACCAGTGGTGGCCAAGGATGAGGATGGAAATGGTTCTCTTGCAAGTGTTCCACTGTTGAATCCAACAACTGGTGGTGACTCCTCAAGTACATTGAATTGA
- the LOC137835994 gene encoding coleoptile phototropism protein 1-like has product MKKQCCEESERTVGSCECWLDDACIVDMDCFVKTLSSIKQKGIRADLIGSIITHYASIWLPDLSEHGVTTQFQSPQSITNSWMKKRFFVETLVNVLPPEKDSVPCNFLLRLLRTAIMVRVDAAYRAEIENRISSQLDQASLKELMIPSFSHTCGTLLDVELVLRLVKTFLSMDRDGAALVKVAKLVDCYLAEAAVDAGLSLSEFRALAGVLPSHARASDDGLYRAIDTYLKAHQGVSKQERKGLCRLLDSRKLTPEASLHAAQNERLPVRAVIQVLFSEQAKLNRQVDWSGSFSLRSPNGGLDPLGRCLSKREMNAQQLEIRKLKEDVNRLQNQLNAMKVQMEKKKGLFKW; this is encoded by the exons ATGAAGAAGCAGTGTTGTGAAGAATCAGAGAGAACTGTTGGATCCTGCGAATGTTGGTTGGATGATGCATGCATCGTTGACATGGATTGCTTTGTGAAGACCCTTTCAAGCATCAAACAGAAGGGTATTCGTGCAGACTTGATCGGTTCCATCATCACTCATTATGCTTCCATTTGGCTCCCTGACCTCTCTGAGCATGGTGTCACCACTCAATTCCAATCCCCCCAAAGCATCACCAATTCATGGATGAAGAAGAGGTTCTTTGTGGAGACCTTGGTCAATGTTCTGCCTCCTGAGAAGGATTCTGTGCCATGCAACTTCCTCCTTCGCCTTCTCAGAACCGCCATCATGGTTCGGGTTGATGCTGCTTACAGAGCTGAGATTGAGAACCGCATTTCCTCGCAGCTAGATCAAGCTTCTCTCAAAGAGCTCATGATACCCTCCTTCAGCCACACCTGTGGAACTCTCTTGGATGTTGAGCTTGTTCTCAGGTTGGTGAAGACGTTTTTGAGCATGGACCGCGACGGTGCTGCTCTGGTTAAGGTGGCCAAGTTGGTGGATTGCTACCTTGCTGAGGCTGCTGTGGATGCCGGTTTGTCCTTGTCTGAGTTTCGTgcacttgctggagttcttccaAGCCATGCAAGAGCCTCAGATGATGGCTTGTACAGAGCCATTGACACTTATCTAAAA GCACATCAAGGTGTGTCAAAGCAAGAAAGGAAGGGCCTGTGCAGACTTCTTGATAGCAGGAAACTGACACCAGAGGCCTCACTTCATGCAGCTCAAAATGAAAGGTTGCCTGTGAGAGCTGTGATTCAGGTGCTGTTCTCTGAACAAGCCAAACTCAACCGCCAAGTAGATTGGAGTGgctccttcagcttgaggagCCCAAATGGAGGCCTTGACCCACTGGGACGCTGCCTTTCAAAGAGAGAAATGAATGCTCAGCAGCTGGAGATAAGGAAGCTGAAGGAAGATGTTAACAGGCTGCAAAACCAGCTGAATGCCATGAAAGTGCAGATGGAGAAGAAGAAGGGCTTATTCAAATGGTAG